The nucleotide sequence AGTGGCGAAGTCAGGAAAAATTGGAATGCAGCACGCCTTTGGTATGGCTGCAACTTCAATTTGGGATAAAAAAAAGCTGCCCCCAAAAGAGAGCAGCTTAATATTAAAATCGCTGAATTTTAGAATTCCCAGAGATCGTGTTCGAACACAAAGGTGTCGTTTTCAATTCTTTCACTCTCCAGCAATGCGTCAAGGTTTGCAGCATATGACACGATATATCTATCGTACACATTTGTTTCCTTAATAACATAGCTACCAAAAAGGCGTTTGAAGAACCAGTCATCATAAGTCAGGCGCTGACCATCGTTGAAGCGGTTAAAAACCTCGTTTTTAACAAGCACATTGCGTGCTTCCGGAAAATAGATCCAGAAATCGGCACGAGTACCTTTAAGGTTTCCTTCAAGGTCATATTCCTCGCGAAGCGGGCAAATACCAAGTATTCGGCATTCGATTACAGAACGCTGTCTGTCGAATATCCAGTCCTCTTTCACGCGAAACATAGTGACAGAGGCAACGTCGAACGGAGTTGGAATAATTGTATCAGGCAACTGCTCCCCAGTAAATGGGTCGAATCGGTCCTTCAAAGTGTCTATCTTGACAAGAACAGCTTTTACTTCTTCGGGCGACATCGGAGATTTGAATTCATCGTCTACAGCTCCGTAAGCAGTAATACTGTTTTCTTCAATCCCTTTGAGAATAGAACTCATGAGACTGATACGGCCGTTGGTTGGTTGAATAGGATAATAGAGTGGATGATTGATTTTCTCACGAAGATCAATGACCCGCCAGACACGTTTTGCAAAGAAAACATCGGCTTTCCGAAGGTGCGGATACGGAACCGCAACACGGTCAGGATAGTACTCCTTGTCCCAGACTCTGTCCGGAGGAGTATCAAATACCTGAGCCAGAGATGCGAGGGTAAACCCAAGCATTACAACCACAGAGACAAACAGCGTTTTCATAATTCAATCTTTATTGAGTGATTCTAATTGTAACAGATCCGATCTGCTTATTTCCGGTTGGGCCGGCCGCAACGATGTCTTCAACCCAGAAACGGTCACCACGACGCGAATTCTGAATCATAGTTTTCATTGGAGCACTCAGCATATAACCCTGTCCGGCCATATTGATAAGGTCACCAGCAGCATTCTTATAAACAAATTGATAAGATACGACAGTGTACCTAAGGTCAAAATCGAAATTCTCGAGAACTGCCAACACATATGGAGATCCCAGGATTTCAGCTTTCGTGAAGTTTCCTGAAATTTTGTTGGCCACTTTTGGAATTGGTGTTGGGATAGGTTTTACACGAAATTTAGTCGATCCCATCGGACGTGAACTTCCGTCCATGTCTGCTGAAACATTGATAACAGCTTCGGCGCCACCAGTCACACGGACATTGTATTTTCCGCCACCGGTCGGGCTCATGGAACCATTTGAAATGCTCGCGCGAACTTTTTCGTTTGCAACACCAGGAACTGAAACAGTTACAGGGTTGTCAACACCAATATAAAAAACGTTCATCTTGTCTGCAGAAACAGTAGCAGAAGGCTGAGCAACAAAATATGATGCATTGAACGGGTATTTTGTTGTCACACCATTTCTGGATGTAACTTCAATAACACCACCATACTTTTGTTCGCCAATGGAACCAGCCCCCACTTTGTAAATACCAACACCATCTTTACCTTCAATAGTGGTGACATTTCCAGCCACTTCATTAGTAATGGTATCAGCACTTGAACCAAGAAGAATCGTTGGCTGCGTTTTTGAATCATATGCAGCAACAAATATTTCCGCTTCGTATTCGCTACCAGTTAATACATAATTGCTTTTCGCAATAACCTTTGCTTCTACTTTATCAAAAGAAAATCCTTCAGCATCAATCATAGCGTACAACTGTGCTACAACGTCAGCTTCAGCATTTCTGACTTCCAGGATGGTTTTGTTGAGAATAACAACATCGGCTGCCAAAATGGTGTGATAGAAATTGGTTACCTGCCAGCTGGCAGTACCTTCGCCAGAAACAGTAGGAAAATCTTTCTCGACTTCAAGTCCAAGATTCACATTCTTAGCGTATTTTGGTCCAAGAAGATCGGTCATCTTTTTCTTGAATGCTACGATTTTTTCCTTTAATTCTCCAACTTTCGTCCCGGCTTCGCCTTTATCAGAATCACCGAAGAAGTAGCGATGAGGTATATCATAATTGTCTTTGCCGTTTATATCAGCCAGAAAGCTTTTGCCGTCTTTAAGAGCACCTTGCTCCAATGCTTTGATTTCTTCAGGCGTTTTAGCTTCAACAAGCCCGATGATATCCCATTTCACCTGCTCAATAAAAGCGACCAGAGCGTCGGCTTCTTTCTGCACAGACAGCGCCTTATCATAGTTTTCCTTGACTTTGCCAGGAGTCAAAGCATAGGCCTGCTTAAACATAGTGTAGTTTCCATCAACCTTCGCCTTGAAAATGCGATTGGTTTCGACGATGCTGTCGTTCACCACTGTGAATGCCTGCAAAATATCTTTCGATACGTTGAGAGCAAGCATAGCGGTCAACACCAGATACATCATCGAAATCATTCGCTGACGCGGGGTTTCCGGACAATTCTTTGATCCCATAAATTACCCTTTCTTTAAATGATTAGACAATATACCTTATATTACTTGTTGAGGTTAACATTCATTGCAGAAAGCATGTTGCCATAAACGGTGTTGAGGGCAGCAAGATTTTTCGACAGAACGTTTGCCTGATCTTTGTAAGAACTCAGAGCGCCCATTGTCTGATTAACATTTTCGACAAAAGCACCGAGACTTTCCTGCATAGCATTGGCTTTTTCAACCTGTACATTGGCACCCTGCAGCTGCAATTCATAAACTGCATTGAGCGCTGACAGGTTTTTAGTAATACGCTGGATCTGGTCACCATAGGATTTTCCATCCACTGCACTGAAATCAATAGCTTCAGCTGATTTGGTGAGTGATTCAGCGCTCGAGGTATATTTCTGAGCGAGAGCGTGAGCAGCATTGGTAGCACCTTTAATACTATTCACATATTCTTCGGTTGCAGCAACATCAGTGTTGATTGCATTGGCAACTGCCTTGAATGAACCAGCAGTTTCGTTGGCATTGTTAGCAGCAGCTTTAACAGTTTCAACAAATTCATCATTAACACCTACAGTTTTGCTGAGTGAGTGAGCTGTTTTGTCATAAACATCTTTCAGACCTGAAACGCTTGTTGCAGCAGCACCAAGATTGGTTACAAAACCATCGGTAGCAGCAGCGGCGTCAGCAACACCTGAAAGTTTTCCAGCATTTACGCTGAGATTTTTCATTCCTTCACCAAGACTTGAAATAAGTTCAGGACCGATCTTGGCATCAGCAAGCATTTGGTCAAGTTCCTGTGTCACAGTTTTTCCGGTAGCATCGGATTTTCTTGGCTCCCAGCCGAGTTTTTCAGCTTCTTCGGGGTGATAAATTCCCCAAAGTTCAGGATAAACAAGACTCCAGTCCGGTTCAACGTGCATTGGTTCAAAAGCAGACGCAAAGAAAATGAGAGCTTCGGTACCCATACCAATCAAAAGCATGAGACCAGCACCAGGATAGTGCATAATTTTAAACAGAGCACCTAGGATTACAAGTGCTGCGCCCCAGCCATAAAGCTTAGACATGAAGTTTTTGTACCCTTTACTTTCAACAATTTGTTTAATACCCATAACCTGTTTTTTAAAAAATTTGACTTGTTGTGATTTTTGACCCTTTGATTTTATCTGTAAACATTTGACGAGCTTGGACCATCACCCTTCATGCGGCCCAAATAAGTCTGAACGTTTCTGAATCCAATATATGATTTACCGGTGTCCTGGAATTCGTACCAGCGTGAGCTGACTTCCATAAAGAATCCAATGTCTTTCCATGACCCACCACGAATGACTTTTCTCTTAAGTGCTTCAGGATCAGTGTCTTTTGCTTCATAAGAATAGTCCATATTCAAGTCATGAGCAAACTGATACGCTGATTCATCAAAAGCATTGCTTGACCATTCAGCCACATTTCCTGCCATATCGTACACCCCAAAATCGTTTGGAGCATAATGTCCAACAACCAGAGTGTGGAAGCCGCCATCATCAGGATAGTTGCCACGTAACGGTTTGTAGTTGCCAAGAAAACATCCATTGGAATTGCGGATATACGGACCTCCCCATGGATACTTAGCAAGGTCAAGACCACCACGGGCAGCCCATTCCCATTCGCTTTCAGTTGGCAATCTGAAATCATTAACAATGGCCTGTCCAATACCTCTCAGATAGTTGTGCAGATACTGTGTTCTCCAGATGGAAAAAGCTCTGGCCTGTTTCCAGTTGACACCCACAACCGGATAATGGTCGTATGCCGGATGCCAGAAATAGTTCTGAGTCATAGGTTCATTGAACGAATAGGTGAAATCGAACACCCAACACAAAGTATCAGGATATACATTAATAATGTCGCTCTTAATGAAAACCGAGCGGTCATTATAACCCTGAGGTCTGTTGCGCAATGAAGCGGGATCTTCGCTGCTCTTGATCTGAGCGTCGGTGAGCGGATTGCGGAAGTCTTTTCTTGCAGCTGCCTTGAAATCGATCCAGTAATACTGGAAGTTCAGTTTGCGGCTGTCGAATTCCTGGCGACGATAAAATTGCTCGTGTTCCGGCAGATACATCTGCGAAAGAATTTCGCGAACGGTTTCATCATCATCGTCATACCTCAGTT is from Bacteroidetes bacterium GWF2_43_63 and encodes:
- a CDS encoding gliding motility-associated lipoprotein; translation: MKYLTALVLLVLVITSCDTSDRGNLVGVQDREPWYQPDPYGMLFIPMGSYVMGQNDQDVPYNQLQTAKTVSVQAFYMDETEITNNEYRQFVNWVRDSIARQLLGEQIEEYLILQDQYGQDLDPPYLDWKTKLRYDDDDETVREILSQMYLPEHEQFYRRQEFDSRKLNFQYYWIDFKAAARKDFRNPLTDAQIKSSEDPASLRNRPQGYNDRSVFIKSDIINVYPDTLCWVFDFTYSFNEPMTQNYFWHPAYDHYPVVGVNWKQARAFSIWRTQYLHNYLRGIGQAIVNDFRLPTESEWEWAARGGLDLAKYPWGGPYIRNSNGCFLGNYKPLRGNYPDDGGFHTLVVGHYAPNDFGVYDMAGNVAEWSSNAFDESAYQFAHDLNMDYSYEAKDTDPEALKRKVIRGGSWKDIGFFMEVSSRWYEFQDTGKSYIGFRNVQTYLGRMKGDGPSSSNVYR